From Candidatus Dormiibacterota bacterium:
CCCCATGAGCGACCCGGGCATCTTCGACATGACGGACATCGGCCTCTTCAGCACGGTCGATCGGGCACCCGACCCCTCGCTCTTCGTCCGGTTCGTGGACCTGGCGAACACCATGCCGGAGGTCCGCGCGGCCAAGGCCGTGATGCTGGATGCGCTCGCGCTCGGTGGCGGCGCGTCCGTGATGGACGTGGGCTGTGGCACCGGTGACGACGCCCGCGAGCTCGCCCGCCGGGTCGGGCCCGACGGACGGGTGGTCGGCGTCGACGCCAGCGAGACGATGATCGCCGAGGCCCGCCGGCGCCTCGACGGCTCCGGACTCCGCGTCGAGTTCGAGGTCGCGGATGCCCAGCACCTGCCATTCCCGGACGACACCTTCGATGCGTGCCGCACCGAGCGGGTGCTGGCGCACGTCCCCGATCCTCGCGCCGTCCTGGCCGAGATGGCGCGCGTGACCCACCGGGGCGGCCGGGTCTGCGCTCTCGACATCGACCTGGACTCCGCGGGGCTGGAGGACCCGGTCTCCCGCGCCCTCCTCGACTCGATGATCCGCCAGGTGCGCAGCCCGCAGATCGGACGTGACCTGGCGCGACTCTTCGAGCAGGTCGGCATGGTGGACGTCGAGGCTCGCCGGCAGGACTGCGCGTTCGATCTGGAGATGGTCCGTCCGCTGATCACCAGCCAGATGTCCCGCCTGCAGGATGAGGGCGTGGTTCCGGCCGATGCGACCCGGCGCTGGTGGGCCGCCTTCGAGGAGGCGCAGCGAGCCGACCGGCCATTCCTCCCGATGGCCGCGGTGATCGTCAGCGGCGCTCCGCGCTGAGCCGTGCGATGCGGAGGGGAGGGCGATCGCACCGCCCTCCCGTCCGATGCATACTCGGTCGCGATGGCCGACCCATGAGCGCCGGCGGACCGGCGATCGACGGTGGATCCATCACCTACGCGGAAAGGAGGACCTCATGTCGAGGATCGTGCCCCACCTGTGGTTCGACACCGAGGCCAGGGAGGCTGCCGAGCTGTACACCTCGCTCTTCGACAACTCGGAGATCAGCGCGGTGAACAGGCTGCACGACACGCCGTCAGGGGATGCCGATCTCGTCTCGTTCACGCTGGCGGGCCAGCGCTTCATGGCGATCAGCGCGGGACCGCTGTTCCGGTTCAATCCCTCGGTGTCCCTCC
This genomic window contains:
- a CDS encoding methyltransferase domain-containing protein; translated protein: MSDPGIFDMTDIGLFSTVDRAPDPSLFVRFVDLANTMPEVRAAKAVMLDALALGGGASVMDVGCGTGDDARELARRVGPDGRVVGVDASETMIAEARRRLDGSGLRVEFEVADAQHLPFPDDTFDACRTERVLAHVPDPRAVLAEMARVTHRGGRVCALDIDLDSAGLEDPVSRALLDSMIRQVRSPQIGRDLARLFEQVGMVDVEARRQDCAFDLEMVRPLITSQMSRLQDEGVVPADATRRWWAAFEEAQRADRPFLPMAAVIVSGAPR